The candidate division Zixibacteria bacterium HGW-Zixibacteria-1 genome includes the window TGCAGGCTTCATGATCGACCCGCACCCGTCCGGGAGCGATTTTCTCCGCCAGCCAGGTCAGGGCGCCGATCGGGCATATCAGGTAGCAGAACGGGCGGTATAATATCAGACTGGCAAGCACCAGAATGGCGAACATGATAATCCAGGACGCGTTGATATTCCAGTGCAACAGTTCGAAAAAGTTGATCGAGTCATAGAGACTGAAAGCCGAAAAGGCGGTCCAGATCTCGGCGGTGATATCGCCGCCGACATTCTCGGCCAGAAGGGTGATCTGGTCCTTGACGGCGAAAAAGGTTAAAACGAACAGCACCAGAAGGCTCATCCGAACCGTATTGAAAGCGGTAAAATTGAACTGCTTATATTTGAATTTATGCGGAATCTTGTTGATCAGCTCCTGGAGTGCCCCGAGCGGGCAAACCCACCCGCAAAACAGTTTCCTTCCGATCAGGCTGGGGATAAAAATAGCCAGAAAAAGGGCGATAAAGCCGGCAAAAAAGGCCCCGTAGAGAAATTTGAACATGAACAGGTTGATAATACCGCACATCGGGCTGGGATGCAGCGGATAGAAAAGCTCCAGGCCGAACAGGACAAACGCGACCGCCATCATGCCAATCCGCACCCAGCGGTTAATCCAGCGGCCCAGAAGAAGCGCCAGCCCCACCAGAGCCATTATTAGAAACAGAAGATATTTACCGTTGAACAGGAAATAGGCCACGCCCGGTTCTTCATCGGCCTGCTCGTCAACCATCCGGTCGGTCGGAACCGTGCTTACATCGGCCGTCTGCGCCATTAACGAGACAGTGAGAAGCGAAAACAGGCAAAGAGAGAGCAGTAGTGCAACTGTAAATTTCATACCGGTCTAAGATATGAAAACAATTGATTTTGTCAATAACCTTTGTCGATATAGCGAGTCAATGGTCATAACATTCTTATCCAGAGCCAGACTCCGGCCACGGCCAGGGTGGCCAGAGTGACCGGGATGCCGATTCGCGCGTGCTCGCGCCAGCTTATGTGGATACCGAGCCGGGAAGCCTGATCAATCACGATTATGTTGGCAATCGAGCCGACAATGAAAAGGTTGCCGGCCAGAGTCGATGACAGCGCCAGGACCGATCCAGCCATCAGGTGATGGGATGTCGGCAGTAACAGCATGACGGCCGGAACATTGGAAACGATGTTGGAAAGGACTACGCTTATTCCGAAAAGGGCAGCCGGATGGTCGGGATTGACCCCGCCCGATACAAGAGTATTTTTCAGACCGTCGAGGTAACCCGCGGCGCTGAAAGCATAATTCACCACAAACAGGGATATAAACAGCACCAGCAACTGCCAGTCAACCAGACCGAGCATCTCGCGCGAACGCATGCGGCGCGAGCATAGAAGAATTCCCGCGGCGGCCAGGGCAATAATTTCGCGCGGCCATGGTGATGCCAGAAACATGACCACCAGAATCATAACAATTATCAACCCTTTGGAAGTCTGCCAGTTACTATGCGGCGGCGATTCGACCGGCCGGGTTTTTCTTACCAGATGCCATTTCCCGGCGGTAAAGCGATTGATTATAAGCCAGACTAGCGCCAGCCCGAGCACCGAAGGAATTAACGCATCCCACAAATAGCCTGAAAAAGACAGATGCAGTATCTGCCCGATAAGAATGTTCTGTGGATTGCCGATCAAGGTCGCGGCCGAGCCGACATTGGCGGCACAGGCCAGTGCCAACAGAAATGGTTTGGGATCGAGCTGCCGCCGATCGCAGGCCTCGATCAGCACCGGCGCTACCGCCAGACAGACGATATCATTAGCCAGAACCGCCGAGAGAAGACCGACGGCGCCGATAATGAGAGCCAGAAGTGTCGGAGGGGATAGTTCTGTTTTGGCGATATGGCGGATTAGATGTGAATAAAAGCCGCTCAACCGGAATTGGGCCGAGATGACCATCAGGCCGAACAATAGCATGATGGTCGGCATATCGACGGCGGCGGCAAAATGAGTCAGGCTGACCCTTCCGGCGATAACCAGGCCGATGGCGCCCAGAAGCGCCAGCCCCGTGCGGTCGAGCGCCAGTCCGGGGATTCTTCCCAGAATCATCCCCAGATAGACAAAACAGAAAATGACGAGAACCAGAATGTCCAATCCGCCTCCGATAGTGTCATATCAGGGATTGAATATAAAGGCGGGAATTATTTAATGCAAGACAGTAAAAAATCGAGCCGCTCCCGTAATTGTGAAGCGGCCCGTCAATGGTAATTATTTAATTAGACATACTCCGGTTCATAGTAAACCGGCTCACCCATCTCGGAAAACGAGAAATTGTAGAAGACATTGTGCCCGTTGTAATCCAGCACCCGTAAGTCATCGGTCTGTTTGACATCATTCATAACCGCCGTAAAATGCGCCCCGTATTTCGATCGAACCAGTTCCTGGTCCAGTTCACAGGCGATGAATTTCTTGATCCCCTTTGATTCCAGTTTTTCGACCAGACCGGGATCGGTCAGCGAAGCATAGCTGGTGATTATAAGAATGGGGCCGGAACCGGTAAAGATAATACTGGTTTTCATGACACCCCTCCTGCTAAAATGATCAGGTCAGAAACAACGACACTCTCCAACGGTTCTACGTTTTTTAAGGCGCCTATTTGAACGAAAATAGATATTATGGTCATGTTAATTGCAGTGGCTGACTTGTCCATCCATTAAAAGGCTAAAACAAACGATTCGTTCAATACGTCAGATATAACGGGCAGCCGAGGCGGTAAATAATATGATTTTTTTAATGAAAAAATGCAGGATCCGCAGATTCACCGATCTCCCCCTGATAATTATCCTGCTGTTAAGTATCTTCTGCGGTGTCAACTCCGGCGAAAAAACAGCCGGCGATTGGAAGGTGGCGTCGCCGCGATCCCAGGGTCTGGATATCGTTATTCTTTCGGGTCTTGATGACAAAATACTCGCCGGGGAATATGGCGAGATTCACAGTCTGCTGGTTATCCGTAACGGGTTTCTTGTCTTCGAAAGATATTACCGCGGCTATGATGTCAACCGATTGCACCGAATCTACTCGGTCACCAAAAGTTTTACATCGGCACTGGTCGGAATCGCCATGGAGCAGGGATATGTCGACAGCCTCGATCATAATGTCCTGAGTTTTTTCCCGGAGTACGACAGTTATGCCAATCTGGATGCCGACAAGGAAGCCATCGTTCTCCGGAACATTCTGACGATGCGGATGGGAACGCATTGGGATGAATTCACCTATCCGTTCGATGATTCCCGCAATTCCATTTACCAGATAAGAAACAGTGCTGACTGGGTGAAATATGTTCTCGATCAGCCGATGGTGGAGCCACCGGGAACCAGGTTTCGGTACAACACCGGGGCGACGATGGTGCTCTCGGGGATACTGCGCA containing:
- a CDS encoding anion transporter, which codes for MDILVLVIFCFVYLGMILGRIPGLALDRTGLALLGAIGLVIAGRVSLTHFAAAVDMPTIMLLFGLMVISAQFRLSGFYSHLIRHIAKTELSPPTLLALIIGAVGLLSAVLANDIVCLAVAPVLIEACDRRQLDPKPFLLALACAANVGSAATLIGNPQNILIGQILHLSFSGYLWDALIPSVLGLALVWLIINRFTAGKWHLVRKTRPVESPPHSNWQTSKGLIIVMILVVMFLASPWPREIIALAAAGILLCSRRMRSREMLGLVDWQLLVLFISLFVVNYAFSAAGYLDGLKNTLVSGGVNPDHPAALFGISVVLSNIVSNVPAVMLLLPTSHHLMAGSVLALSSTLAGNLFIVGSIANIIVIDQASRLGIHISWREHARIGIPVTLATLAVAGVWLWIRML